Proteins from a genomic interval of Lycium ferocissimum isolate CSIRO_LF1 chromosome 2, AGI_CSIRO_Lferr_CH_V1, whole genome shotgun sequence:
- the LOC132048292 gene encoding putative Peroxidase 48 — protein MMSKNWTMMAVSSFLVACIVTKMMAQADIVPGSASQFRIALRYGYYDEKCEDLESIVWKKMKSIVHLQHNAPAQLLRLMFHDCFIEGCDASILLADSNQNGTVEREAIPNRTLKGFNFIDTIKDEIEEACPGVVSCSDVLVLATRDGIVLAGGPYYPVLTGRRDSKESFFDKAMAEIPRPNGNISETLRLFSLRGFDERETVALLGGHNIGRIGCEFIRPRLSNFLGTGLPDPTIPTDFLEELKQKCPHDNNTINNMFLEHTARGLSESAMSYSQGLSVSAFSSIAASFDNHYYKTLMRGRGLLFADQQLMANEKTAAVVEDYSFDDGTIFRTEFAHAMAKMSNIGVLTGSKGDVRHSCSHLNSDQ, from the exons ATGATGAGCAAGAACTGGACTATGATGGCGGTTTCTTCATTCTTGGTTGCTTGCATTGTGACGAAAATGATGGCCCAAGCAGATATTGTTCCAGGAAGTGCCTCTCAATTTCGTATTGCTCTCAGATATGGttattatgatgaaaaatgtgaGGATCTTGAGAGCATTGTgtggaaaaagatgaagagtatTGTCCACCTGCAACACAATGCCCCTGCCCAACTCTTACGCCTTATGTTCCATGATTGTTTCATTGAG GGTTGTGATGCATCTATTCTGCTAGCTGACAGTAATCAGAATGGGACTGTTGAACGTGAGGCTATACCGAACAGGACGCTGAAAGGCTTCAATTTCATTGACACcataaaggatgaaattgagGAGGCATGCCCTGGGGTTGTCTCTTGTTCTGATGTCCTTGTCCTTGCAACAAGAGATGGCATTGTTCTG GCTGGTGGACCATATTATCCTGTGCTTACGGGCAGAAGGGACAGTAAGGAGTCATTCTTTGATAAGGCCATGGCTGAAATTCCACGACCAAATGGGAATATCAGTGAAACTCTTAGGCTGTTTTCGCTCAGAGGATTTGATGAGAGAGAAACAGTGGCACTCCTTG GAGGACATAACATTGGGAGGATTGGTTGTGAattcattcggccaaggctcAGTAATTTCTTGGGCACAGGTTTACCTGATCCAACAATTCCTACTGACTTTCTTGAAGAGTTGAAGCAGAAGTGTCCACACGATAACAACACCATCAATAATATGTTCCTCGAACATACAGCTAGAGGTCTGAGTGAGTCTGCTATGTCCTACTCCCAGGGACTGTCAGTGTCAGCATTTTCCTCAATTGCAGCTTCATTTGATAACCACTATTACAAGACTTTGATGAGAGGAAGAGGGCTGCTGTTTGCTGATCAACAGTTGATGGCTAATGAAAAGACGGCTGCGGTGGTGGAGGATTATTCTTTTGACGACGGGACTATATTTAGGACAGAGTTTGCTCATGCCATGGCTAAGATGTCAAATATTGGTGTTCTTACTGGATCCAAAGGAGATGTTCGGCACAGTTGCTCCCATCTTAATTCTGATCAATGA